The following proteins are encoded in a genomic region of Pseudodesulfovibrio mercurii:
- a CDS encoding chorismate mutase, whose amino-acid sequence MIKIRKEDGPLEDRPRRDAEGVSDESPRNGADRPRRDDRRPPRKFDKRGPGRGPRRDNRDFFGRRPEPPVQDDDGPSKAEIVTGQRCNDIAEIDDQILGLLEKRAFLIRKEGAWRKSRQKSLVDPQLEKLLRAAFDRSAGRLGLDAKLTKQLFTLLNQFSLADARKKFEGEGYKLAPRVEPISAGLKGPRSFRYTRMLLAMAASSGASATLSPVTMNAPNKDLAKALKQVDAPIHWDDDFIRNDGGRTLEFEGKMVFVGEDKFNFYMLLCLALGHAGRCKFTGKPSLQLLDAASLNKVLPSLGARLVPMNPNNPGLPVRLECGGAMDESVTLPGNVDPDFAAALTLAAWSFPGGLTIKGLTREARDRVAESVAVLKACSIKADLAKDSVSVSDGVPVIEAQPQLPLSVPLNAMLLALPALSGGRINVEGAWPRNEQADRVLDQLKALGLRIDVATENIVATMEGELPASADIPLGASPDLMPMALALALKVGDARLSGADNDVAVELLDRMGASYEIDGDVIALKPGRPGWEGTWFSPDPLWSMGCALAAFAVPGIVLENHGEVTATWPEFWNFYNSLPTGKMKPKPEREQKDDTRRRIKIR is encoded by the coding sequence ATGATCAAGATCCGCAAAGAAGACGGTCCCCTGGAGGACCGCCCCCGCAGGGACGCCGAGGGCGTCTCCGACGAATCCCCCCGCAACGGCGCGGACCGCCCGCGACGCGACGACCGCCGCCCCCCGCGCAAGTTCGACAAGCGCGGCCCCGGACGCGGCCCCCGGCGCGACAACCGCGACTTCTTCGGCCGCAGGCCCGAACCCCCGGTCCAGGACGACGACGGTCCGTCCAAGGCCGAGATCGTCACCGGCCAGCGCTGCAACGACATCGCCGAAATCGACGACCAGATCCTGGGCCTGCTGGAAAAGCGCGCCTTCCTCATCCGCAAGGAAGGGGCCTGGCGCAAGTCCCGGCAGAAATCCCTGGTGGACCCCCAGCTCGAAAAGCTGCTGCGCGCGGCCTTCGACCGCTCGGCTGGCCGCCTGGGCCTGGACGCCAAGCTGACCAAACAGCTCTTCACCCTGCTCAACCAATTTTCCCTGGCCGACGCCCGCAAGAAGTTCGAGGGCGAGGGTTACAAGCTCGCCCCGCGCGTGGAGCCCATCTCGGCCGGACTCAAGGGCCCGCGCTCCTTCCGCTACACCCGGATGCTGCTGGCCATGGCCGCCTCCTCCGGCGCGTCCGCGACCCTGTCCCCGGTGACCATGAACGCCCCGAACAAGGACCTGGCCAAGGCCCTCAAGCAGGTCGACGCGCCCATCCACTGGGACGACGACTTCATCCGCAACGACGGCGGCCGGACCCTGGAATTCGAGGGCAAGATGGTCTTCGTGGGCGAGGACAAGTTCAATTTCTACATGCTGCTCTGCCTGGCCCTGGGCCACGCCGGGCGGTGCAAGTTCACGGGCAAGCCCTCCCTGCAGCTGCTCGACGCGGCCTCCCTGAACAAGGTCCTGCCGTCGCTCGGCGCGCGGTTGGTGCCCATGAACCCGAACAACCCCGGCCTGCCCGTGCGCCTGGAGTGCGGCGGAGCCATGGACGAGTCCGTGACCCTGCCCGGCAACGTGGACCCGGATTTCGCGGCCGCCCTGACCCTGGCCGCATGGTCCTTCCCCGGCGGGCTGACCATCAAGGGGCTGACCCGCGAGGCCCGCGACCGCGTGGCCGAATCCGTGGCCGTGCTCAAGGCCTGCTCCATCAAGGCCGACCTCGCCAAGGACTCGGTCTCCGTGTCCGACGGCGTCCCGGTCATCGAAGCCCAGCCGCAGTTGCCCCTGTCCGTGCCCCTGAACGCCATGCTCCTGGCCCTGCCCGCCCTGAGCGGCGGCCGGATCAACGTCGAGGGGGCCTGGCCCCGGAACGAGCAGGCCGACCGCGTGCTCGACCAGCTCAAGGCCCTGGGCCTGCGCATCGACGTGGCCACCGAGAACATCGTGGCCACCATGGAGGGCGAGCTGCCCGCCTCCGCCGACATCCCCCTGGGCGCGTCCCCGGACCTCATGCCCATGGCCCTGGCTCTGGCCCTCAAGGTGGGCGACGCCCGCCTTTCCGGCGCGGACAACGACGTGGCCGTGGAGCTCCTGGACCGCATGGGCGCGAGCTACGAGATCGACGGCGACGTCATCGCCCTCAAGCCCGGCCGTCCCGGCTGGGAGGGCACCTGGTTCAGCCCGGACCCGCTCTGGTCCATGGGCTGCGCCCTGGCCGCCTTCGCCGTGCCCGGCATCGTCCTCGAAAACCACGGCGAGGTGACCGCCACCTGGCCGGAATTCTGGAACTTCTACAACTCCCTGCCCACGGGCAAGATGAAACCCAAACCGGAACGCGAGCAGAAAGATGACACACGCAGACGAATCAAAATCCGGTGA
- a CDS encoding glycine zipper domain-containing protein → MRKVLIAALLTCFVAAGYGCAANKAQQGATVGGLAGATIGALTFKNKLLGAAVGAGVGTLVGYIAGNEWDKRDEAEVQKTLETGRSDEPHTWTNPDTGASYAATPTPPYMSENKVYRDVYIKDQKDGDTIMAKAWRDDKGVWHLKQ, encoded by the coding sequence ATGAGGAAAGTACTGATAGCCGCGCTGCTGACGTGTTTCGTGGCCGCGGGCTACGGCTGCGCCGCCAACAAGGCCCAGCAGGGGGCCACCGTGGGCGGCCTGGCGGGCGCGACCATCGGCGCCCTGACGTTCAAGAACAAGCTCCTCGGCGCGGCCGTGGGCGCGGGCGTGGGCACGCTGGTCGGCTACATCGCGGGCAACGAGTGGGACAAGCGCGACGAGGCCGAGGTCCAGAAGACCCTGGAGACCGGCAGGTCCGACGAACCCCATACCTGGACCAACCCGGACACCGGGGCCAGCTATGCCGCCACCCCGACCCCGCCGTACATGTCCGAGAACAAGGTCTACCGCGACGTGTACATCAAGGACCAGAAGGACGGCGACACGATCATGGCCAAGGCCTGGCGCGACGACAAGGGCGTCTGGCACCTGAAGCAGTAG
- a CDS encoding chemotaxis protein CheW, whose translation MGTSDTLQYKDVEIPATLAGLINHMADVEGYREELHNLGNQWDLLTILGQMSGTGTDMTGTRQGFLRLTSELLSQLGLETLKKTTQELAGKAQVAVDIVIRNLFERTADIGFLATDDDIREFLRTAADLNGQLAEAAPGSEAERELADLLAGHVDRLVARFREYVAKYTVYFNIILMDTEGNVLAQLDRDNDIRHSADPLVAESLTTAAEYVEVFRESDLLAGRGDSLLYAYRVAETNEADSAPLGVLCLCFRFQNEMEGVFRNLGSEGDWSVMTLLDRTGRVIASSDAYHVPLGAVLDFDVEAKFTITRFAGRQYLAKTCATKGYQGFFGLGWYGHVMIPLEHAFNQSGSAGLRQQVDQAILEAVMNDPRLFSEKLRSIPVQAENIQRELERTVWNGNVRESDAQSKVLLWNISDAGARTKMVFEQSIGNLHETVVSGILNDVEFQAALAVDIMDRNLYERANDCRWWALTSAFRKILSQPSISTLDAETIGAILGYINGLYTVYANLFVYDERGRILAVSDPGESRIVGNALSDDLSRVTLSLKGSQDYAVSPFEATSLYGGRHTYIYGAAITDIARPERVVGGIGIVFDSEPQFREMLMDSLPRSERGDVLEGCFGVFADRKGKVISCTSPRFEVGGTLGVDTGFSCLARGEGGSRIIEFDGSYYAVGARCSAGYREYKVDDGYKNDVIAMVFEPLAEVSERSRTVVRRREIGMGVSHKRATGADCIELATFYIGDKWLGINAIHVDEAVTPSGLTTMPGTPDYVIGKFVHNDELITVIDIRTQLRLPSVRFDPKAPIVVVRADNANIGIVVDALGEIPEICMDRVDRASSVLDSQKGYVDCIIKPELHSEQKDLLVVIDPTRLVKALICGLKDDEADAGRPKPPAGSPRR comes from the coding sequence ATGGGGACATCGGACACATTGCAGTACAAGGATGTTGAAATTCCGGCAACTCTGGCCGGGCTGATCAACCACATGGCGGACGTGGAGGGCTATCGGGAGGAACTCCACAACCTCGGCAACCAGTGGGACTTGTTGACCATCCTTGGGCAAATGAGCGGGACCGGCACGGACATGACCGGCACCCGGCAGGGATTTTTACGGCTGACCTCGGAACTGCTCAGCCAGCTCGGCCTGGAGACCCTGAAAAAGACCACCCAGGAGCTCGCGGGCAAGGCCCAGGTGGCCGTGGACATCGTCATCCGCAACCTGTTCGAACGCACGGCGGATATCGGCTTCCTGGCCACGGACGACGACATCCGCGAGTTCCTGCGCACCGCCGCAGACCTGAACGGTCAACTGGCCGAGGCCGCGCCCGGTTCGGAGGCGGAGCGCGAACTCGCGGACCTGCTCGCCGGGCACGTGGACCGGCTGGTGGCCCGATTCCGTGAGTATGTGGCCAAGTATACGGTTTATTTTAATATCATCCTCATGGACACCGAGGGAAACGTGCTGGCCCAGCTGGACCGGGACAACGACATCCGCCACTCCGCCGACCCCCTGGTGGCCGAGTCCCTGACCACCGCCGCCGAGTATGTGGAGGTCTTCCGCGAGAGCGACCTGCTCGCCGGGCGGGGGGATTCGCTCCTCTACGCCTACCGCGTGGCCGAGACCAACGAGGCCGATTCGGCCCCGCTCGGCGTGCTCTGCCTCTGTTTCCGCTTCCAGAACGAGATGGAGGGGGTCTTCCGCAACCTGGGCAGCGAGGGCGACTGGTCGGTCATGACCCTGCTGGACAGGACCGGCCGGGTCATCGCCAGCAGCGACGCCTACCACGTGCCCCTGGGCGCGGTCCTGGACTTCGACGTGGAGGCCAAGTTCACGATCACCCGCTTCGCCGGGCGGCAGTACCTGGCCAAGACCTGCGCCACCAAGGGGTACCAGGGCTTCTTCGGCCTGGGCTGGTACGGCCACGTGATGATCCCGCTGGAGCACGCCTTCAACCAGTCCGGGTCGGCCGGGCTGCGCCAGCAGGTGGACCAGGCCATCCTCGAGGCGGTCATGAACGACCCCCGGCTCTTTTCCGAAAAGCTCCGCTCCATCCCGGTCCAGGCCGAGAACATCCAGCGCGAGCTGGAGCGCACGGTCTGGAACGGCAACGTCCGGGAGAGCGACGCCCAGAGCAAGGTCCTGCTGTGGAACATCTCGGACGCGGGCGCGCGGACCAAGATGGTCTTCGAGCAGTCCATCGGCAACCTGCACGAGACCGTGGTCTCCGGCATCCTCAACGACGTCGAGTTCCAGGCCGCCCTGGCCGTGGACATCATGGACCGCAACCTCTACGAGCGGGCCAACGACTGCCGATGGTGGGCCCTGACCTCGGCCTTCCGCAAGATTCTGTCCCAGCCCTCCATCTCCACCCTGGACGCCGAGACCATCGGGGCCATCCTCGGCTACATCAACGGGCTGTACACGGTTTACGCCAACCTCTTCGTCTACGACGAGCGCGGCCGCATCCTGGCCGTGTCCGATCCGGGCGAGTCGCGCATCGTCGGCAACGCCCTGTCCGACGACCTGAGCCGCGTGACCCTGTCCCTGAAGGGGTCCCAGGACTATGCGGTCTCGCCCTTCGAGGCCACCAGCCTCTACGGCGGGCGGCACACCTACATCTACGGCGCGGCCATCACGGACATCGCGCGGCCCGAACGGGTGGTCGGCGGCATCGGCATCGTCTTCGACTCCGAGCCGCAGTTCCGGGAGATGCTTATGGACTCCCTGCCGCGCAGCGAGCGGGGCGACGTGCTCGAGGGGTGCTTCGGCGTGTTCGCCGACCGCAAGGGCAAGGTCATCAGCTGCACCAGCCCACGGTTCGAGGTGGGCGGGACCCTGGGCGTGGACACCGGCTTCTCCTGCCTAGCCCGGGGCGAGGGCGGCTCCCGGATCATCGAGTTCGACGGCTCCTACTACGCGGTCGGGGCCCGGTGCAGCGCGGGCTACCGCGAGTACAAGGTGGACGACGGCTACAAGAACGACGTCATCGCCATGGTCTTCGAGCCCCTGGCCGAGGTCTCGGAGCGGAGCCGGACCGTGGTCCGCCGCCGCGAGATCGGCATGGGCGTGAGCCACAAGCGGGCCACGGGCGCGGACTGCATCGAGCTGGCCACCTTCTACATCGGCGACAAGTGGCTGGGCATCAACGCGATCCACGTGGACGAGGCGGTCACCCCGAGCGGGCTGACCACCATGCCGGGCACGCCGGACTACGTCATCGGCAAGTTCGTGCACAACGACGAGCTGATCACGGTCATCGACATCCGCACCCAGCTGCGCCTGCCCTCGGTCCGGTTCGACCCCAAGGCCCCCATCGTGGTGGTCCGGGCCGACAACGCCAACATCGGCATCGTGGTCGACGCCCTTGGCGAGATTCCGGAGATTTGCATGGACCGCGTGGACCGGGCCAGTTCGGTGCTGGATTCGCAGAAGGGGTACGTGGACTGCATCATCAAGCCCGAGCTGCACAGCGAGCAGAAGGATTTGCTGGTGGTCATCGATCCCACCCGGCTGGTCAAGGCCCTGATCTGCGGGCTCAAGGACGACGAGGCTGACGCAGGGCGGCCAAAGCCCCCCGCAGGGTCACCGCGCCGATGA
- a CDS encoding DMT family transporter has protein sequence MTDKTRAILLMAATALIWSSGGLAIKLVQWHPMAITGVRSGLAAATLAVLFRGRLTFRFSAVQWGAALGYAGLLITNVAATKLTTSANAILLAYTAPVYVALFAPWLLGEKTRRSDWVFIAVTVGGMALFFMDRLSPTGLWGNLLAVGTGLSYAAFTLCMRAQKDASPVESVILGHGLTALAGLPFLFGAPPSPGGWLGLLYLGVIQQGVSLALYTWAIKRLGALEAILIMMLEPILNPVFVAVGYGELPGPWAVAGGVLVIGAVTLRGALAALRQPRRP, from the coding sequence ATGACCGACAAGACCAGGGCCATACTGCTTATGGCGGCCACGGCGCTCATCTGGAGCTCCGGGGGGCTGGCCATCAAGCTGGTGCAGTGGCATCCCATGGCCATCACCGGGGTGCGCAGCGGCCTGGCCGCAGCCACGCTGGCCGTGCTGTTCCGGGGGCGGCTGACCTTCCGTTTCTCGGCCGTGCAGTGGGGGGCGGCCCTGGGCTATGCCGGGCTGCTGATCACCAACGTGGCGGCCACCAAGCTGACCACCTCGGCCAACGCCATCCTGCTGGCCTACACCGCGCCGGTCTACGTGGCCCTGTTCGCGCCCTGGCTGCTCGGGGAAAAAACGCGCCGGTCCGACTGGGTGTTCATCGCCGTGACCGTGGGCGGCATGGCCCTGTTCTTCATGGACCGGCTCTCGCCCACCGGGCTGTGGGGCAACCTCCTGGCCGTGGGCACCGGGCTGTCCTACGCCGCCTTCACCCTGTGCATGCGCGCCCAGAAGGACGCCTCGCCCGTGGAGTCGGTCATCCTCGGGCACGGCCTGACCGCCCTGGCCGGGCTGCCCTTCCTGTTCGGCGCGCCGCCCTCCCCCGGCGGCTGGCTCGGCCTGCTCTACCTCGGCGTGATCCAGCAGGGCGTGTCCCTGGCCCTGTACACCTGGGCCATCAAACGGCTCGGGGCCCTGGAGGCCATCCTGATCATGATGCTCGAACCCATCCTCAACCCCGTGTTCGTGGCCGTGGGCTACGGCGAATTGCCCGGCCCGTGGGCCGTGGCGGGCGGGGTTCTGGTCATCGGCGCGGTGACCCTGCGGGGGGCTTTGGCCGCCCTGCGTCAGCCTCGTCGTCCTTGA
- a CDS encoding tetratricopeptide repeat protein, with translation MKLLILCLTLLLPSWAVAQDIPRVCREAEALSTAPDGDPAEELRLYEQCLDQNPAPRVRASALFNMGVTYQDLGQWRQALDRYASAVRVNPGDYQSYSNMAWILATCVDDSVRDGKRALEFSRKACSLSADLGTLDTHAAALARNGRFDEAASLERQLIEQARKIEGFPAELTAEMEHRLALYASGAPYTEATRSTTY, from the coding sequence ATGAAGCTATTGATCCTGTGCCTGACATTGCTGTTGCCGTCCTGGGCCGTTGCTCAGGACATCCCCCGGGTATGTCGGGAGGCCGAGGCCCTGTCCACCGCGCCCGACGGCGACCCGGCCGAGGAATTGCGGCTGTACGAGCAATGCCTGGACCAAAACCCGGCCCCCAGAGTGCGCGCCTCGGCCCTGTTCAACATGGGCGTCACGTACCAGGACCTGGGACAGTGGCGTCAGGCCCTGGACCGCTACGCCTCGGCCGTGCGCGTAAATCCCGGGGACTATCAATCCTACAGCAACATGGCCTGGATTCTCGCCACCTGCGTCGACGACTCCGTCCGGGACGGCAAGCGGGCCCTGGAGTTCTCCCGCAAGGCCTGTTCCCTGTCGGCCGACCTGGGGACGCTGGACACCCACGCCGCCGCCCTTGCCCGCAACGGCCGGTTCGACGAGGCCGCCTCCCTGGAGCGACAACTCATCGAACAGGCGCGCAAGATCGAGGGATTCCCGGCGGAGCTCACAGCAGAGATGGAGCACCGCCTGGCCCTGTACGCCTCGGGCGCGCCCTACACCGAGGCGACGCGCTCCACGACCTACTGA
- the sat gene encoding sulfate adenylyltransferase: protein MSNLVAPHGGKGLVCCLLEGAALEAEVKKAAGLKTIDISDRAKGDLIMMGIGGFSPLNGFMKKADWAGVCEKFLMADGTFWPVPITLDTNDDDVKVGDEVALKAKDGIVYATMKIEEKYEMTEADKKWECELVYKGQGEDSADDKFWEVAMEDHPGVQMVMAQGKYNLAGPVKVLSEGDYAKRFPGVYLTPAQIRAEMEKRGWSKVAALQLRNPMHRSHEFLAKIAIEVCDGCVIHSLIGNLKPGDIPGSVRIKCIQTLIDGYFVADNVINAGYPLDMRYAGPREGLLHATFRQNYGINNMLIGRDHAGVGDFYGLFEAQEIFDRIPYAKEACPEPGKALLCQPMKIDWTFYCYKCDGMASMRTCPHTKEDRVILSGTKLRKALSEGAEVPDHFGRDEVLVILREYYEGLTEKVEVKMQKAASGQDMK from the coding sequence TGTCCAACCTCGTAGCACCTCACGGTGGTAAAGGTCTCGTTTGCTGTCTGCTCGAAGGCGCAGCGCTGGAAGCTGAAGTCAAAAAGGCTGCTGGCCTGAAGACCATCGACATTTCCGACCGCGCCAAGGGCGACCTGATCATGATGGGTATCGGCGGCTTCTCTCCGCTGAACGGCTTCATGAAGAAGGCCGACTGGGCCGGCGTCTGCGAAAAGTTCCTCATGGCCGACGGCACCTTCTGGCCCGTCCCCATCACCCTCGACACCAATGACGATGACGTCAAGGTTGGTGACGAGGTGGCCCTGAAGGCCAAGGACGGCATCGTCTACGCGACCATGAAGATCGAAGAAAAGTACGAGATGACCGAAGCCGACAAGAAGTGGGAATGCGAACTGGTCTACAAGGGCCAGGGCGAAGATTCCGCCGACGACAAGTTCTGGGAAGTCGCCATGGAAGATCACCCCGGCGTCCAGATGGTCATGGCTCAGGGCAAGTACAACCTGGCCGGTCCCGTCAAGGTCCTGTCCGAGGGCGACTACGCCAAGCGTTTCCCGGGCGTCTACCTGACCCCCGCCCAGATCCGCGCCGAGATGGAAAAACGCGGCTGGTCCAAGGTCGCCGCTCTCCAGCTGCGCAACCCCATGCACCGCTCCCACGAGTTCCTGGCCAAGATCGCCATCGAAGTGTGTGACGGCTGCGTCATCCACTCCCTGATCGGCAACCTGAAGCCGGGCGACATTCCGGGCAGCGTGCGCATCAAGTGCATCCAGACCCTGATCGACGGCTACTTCGTGGCCGACAACGTCATCAACGCCGGTTACCCCCTCGACATGCGTTACGCCGGTCCCCGCGAAGGTCTGCTGCACGCCACCTTCCGCCAGAACTACGGCATCAACAACATGCTGATCGGCCGTGACCACGCCGGCGTCGGCGACTTCTACGGCCTGTTCGAGGCCCAGGAGATCTTCGATCGCATCCCCTACGCCAAGGAAGCCTGCCCCGAGCCCGGCAAGGCCCTGCTCTGCCAGCCGATGAAGATCGACTGGACCTTCTACTGCTACAAGTGCGACGGCATGGCCTCCATGCGCACCTGCCCGCACACCAAGGAAGACCGCGTCATCCTGTCCGGCACCAAGCTGCGCAAGGCCCTGTCCGAAGGCGCCGAGGTTCCGGATCACTTCGGGCGTGACGAAGTCCTGGTCATCCTGCGCGAATACTACGAAGGCCTGACCGAAAAGGTCGAGGTCAAAATGCAGAAGGCCGCTTCCGGTCAGGACATGAAGTAA